One genomic segment of Ricinus communis isolate WT05 ecotype wild-type chromosome 5, ASM1957865v1, whole genome shotgun sequence includes these proteins:
- the LOC8287727 gene encoding probable inactive receptor kinase At4g23740, with translation MEAKYIFSSIVFVGLALFLVNADPVEDKQALLDFVNKLHHSRLLNWNESSPVCSNWTGVTCSKDGSRVIALRLPGVGFQGPIPSNTISRLSALQVLSLRSNLISGEFPSDFFNLKNLSFLYLQYNNLSGSLPVDFSVWSNLTIINLSNNRFNGSIPLSLSNLTHLAALNLANNSLSGEIPDFTSPNLQVLNLSNNNLTGGVPKSLRRFPNSVFSGNNISFPNSAPHASPVFPPSTVSDHKSKNARGLGEKALLGIIVAACVLGLVAFSFLIIVCCSRKKGQDEFSSKLQKGEMSPEKVVSRTQDANNRLVFFEGCNYAFDLEDLLRASAEVLGKGTFGMAYKAILEDATTVVVKRLKEVSVGKRDFEQQMEIVGSIKHENVVELRAYYYSKDEKLMVYDYYTQGSVSSILHGKRGGERISLDWDTRMRIAIGAARGIARIHTENGGKFVHGNIKSSNIFLNSRQYGCVSDLGLSTIMSPLAAPISRAAGYRAPEVTDTRKAGQPADVYSFGVVLLELLTGKSPIHTTGGDEIIHLVRWVHSVVREEWTAEVFDVELMRFPNIEEEMVEMLQIALSCVVRIPDQRPKMPDVVKMIESVRRIDTDNRPSSENRSQSSTPTPPPPVMETDS, from the exons ATGGAAGCTAAGTACATTTTCTCTTCCATTGTTTTTGTGGGTTTAGCTTTATTTCTTGTAAATGCAGACCCAGTTGAAGATAAGCAAGCTCTGCTCGACTTTGTAAACAAATTGCATCACTCTCGGTTACTAAACTGGAATGAGAGCTCTCCAGTTTGCAGTAACTGGACTGGTGTCACTTGCAGCAAAGATGGGTCCCGTGTAATAGCTTTAAGATTACCTGGTGTTGGGTTTCAAGGTCCTATTCCATCAAACACTATCAGTCGTCTCTCAGCTTTGCAGGTTTTAAGCCTTAGATCTAATCTTATTAGTGGGGAGTTTCCTTctgatttctttaatttaaagaaTCTGTCTTTTCTCTATCTTCAATATAACAACTTATCTGGGTCATTGCCTGTTGATTTCTCTGTCTGGAGTAATCTTACCATTATTAACTTGTCTAACAATAGATTTAATGGGAGCATTCCTCTTTCCCTTTCTAATTTAACTCATCTTGCTGCTTTAAATCTCGCCAACAATTCTCTTTCTGGTGAGATCCCTGATTTTACTTCGCCTAATTTGCAAGTGCTAAACTTGTCTAACAATAATCTCACCGGTGGTGTACCGAAGTCACTTAGAAGATTCCCTAATTCAGTGTTTTCTGGTAACAATATTTCGTTTCCAAACTCTGCTCCTCATGCTTCGCCTGTTTTTCCCCCTTCTACTGTTTCTGACCACAAATCTAAGAATGCTAGAGGGCTTGGTGAAAAAGCACTATTAGGAATTATAGTTGCTGCTTGTGTTTTGGGGCTTGTGGCGTTTAGTTTCTTGATAATTGTCTGTTGCTCAAGAAAGAAGGGGCAGGATGAGTTCTCAAGCAAGCTGCAGAAGGGAGAAATGTCGCCGGAGAAAGTGGTTTCGAGAACTCAGGATGCTAATAATAGATTGGTTTTCTTTGAGGGATGTaattatgcttttgatttgGAGGATTTATTGAGGGCTTCTGCTGAGGTTTTAGGGAAGGGTACATTTGGTATGGCTTATAAGGCAATACTAGAGGATGCAACCACAGTAGTGGTAAAGAGGTTGAAGGAAGTGAGCGTCGGGAAGCGGGATTTTGAACAGCAGATGGAGATTGTTGGGAGTATTAAGCATGAAAATGTAGTCGAACTGAGAGCCTACTACTATTCGAAAGATGAGAAGCTGATGGTGTATGATTATTACACTCAAGGCAGTGTTTCTTCTATTCTACATG GTAAAAGAGGAGGCGAGCGGATATCTCTAGATTGGGACACCAGAATGAGAATTGCTATAGGTGCAGCAAGAGGCATTGCTCGTATTCATACAGAGAATGGTGGAAAATTTGTCCATGGGAACATCAAATCCTCAAACATCTTTCTCAACTCTCGACAATATGGCTGTGTGTCTGATCTTGGTTTGTCAACTATAATGAGCCCATTAGCTGCACCTATTTCTCGTGCTGCTGGTTATCGTGCCCCAGAAGTGACAGACACCAGGAAAGCAGGACAGCCTGCAGACGTCTACAGCTTCGGGGTAGTGTTATTGGAGCTTCTAACTGGAAAGTCCCCCATACATACTACTGGAGGTGATGAGATTATCCACTTAGTCAGGTGGGTTCATTCAGTAGTTCGAGAGGAGTGGACGGCTGAAGTGTTTGATGTGGAGCTGATGAGGTTTCCAAATATAGAGGAAGAGATGGTGGAGATGCTACAAATAGCATTATCATGTGTGGTAAGGATCCCAGATCAAAGACCTAAGATGCCAGATGTAGTTAAAATGATAGAAAGTGTTAGACGAATTGATACTGATAATCGACCATCTTCAGAAAACAGATCCCAAAGCTCTACACCAACACCACCACCTCCGGTAATGGAGACGGATTCCTGA
- the LOC8287728 gene encoding ubiquitin-conjugating enzyme E2 28 has translation MASKRILKELKDLQKDPPTSCSAGPVAEDMFHWQATIMGPPDSPYAGGVFLVTIHFPPDYPFKPPKVAFRTKVFHPNINSNGSICLDILKEQWSPALTISKVLLSICSLLTDPNPDDPLVPEIAHMYKTDRSKYEATARSWTQKYAMG, from the exons ATGGCATCGAAACGGATCTTGAAGGAGCTCAAGGATCTCCAGAAGGATCCTCCTACCTCTTGCAGCGCAG GCCCAGTTGCTGAAGACATGTTCCATTGGCAAGCAACAATTATGGGGCCTCCGGATAGTCCATATGCCGGTGGAGTGTTTCTAGTCACCATTCATTTTCCTCCAGACTATCCATTTAAACCACCTAAG GTTGCATTCAGGACAAAGGTCTTTCACCCCAATATCAACAGTAATGGTAGCATTTGCCTTGATATTTTGAAGGAGCAATGGAGCCCTGCCCTCACCATATCCaag GTGCTGCTTTCAATTTGTTCTCTGTTGACGGACCCGAATCCCGATGACCCATTGGTACCAGAGATCGCCCACATGTACAAGACGGATAGGAGCAAATACGAGGCAACAGCAAGGAGCTGGACTCAGAAGTATGCTATGGGTTAA
- the LOC8287729 gene encoding ethylene-responsive transcription factor CRF2, with amino-acid sequence MNQIKFSEHKNQTKLTTPLPDTKPPKVVRITVTDSYATDSSSDEESENEFCSRRRRRVKRFVNEITIESSCSSPNDVVFTSKCKKANRRKFSAEKSSPSSILPVKNTTTVGKKFRGVRQRPWGKWAAEIRDPLRRVRLWLGTYDTAEEAAIVYDNAAIQLRGSDALTNFITPPAKLSEPSNSGEESQNVCSPISVLRFPSSTSSNEEAESQGAVFSSKENNEIRDMKEESSVSENFSECSSMFPNYFFDFQTSMRDIFEETNMVQDGFLSDDLGDMFLDTSVDFGFGLSSWNNTQDNFQDIADLFGSDPLIAI; translated from the coding sequence atgaatcaaATCAAGTTCAGCGAGCACAAAAATCAAACCAAGCTTACAACACCATTACCAGATACAAAACCACCAAAAGTTGTTCGAATAACAGTAACAGACTCTTACGCTACTGACTCTTCTAGCGACGAAGAATCAGAAAATGAATTCTGTAGTAGACGACGACGGAGAGTGAAAAGATTCGTCAACGAGATTACGATAGAGTCATCCTGTTCAAGCCCAAATGACGTTGTTTTTACAAGCAAATGTAAGAAGGCTAACCGGAGAAAGTTTTCCGCCGAAAAATCATCTCCATCGAGCATTCTTCCGGTGAAAAATACTACTACAGTGGGGAAGAAGTTTAGAGGTGTCAGACAGAGACCTTGGGGAAAATGGGCGGCGGAGATCAGAGATCCTCTGCGACGTGTACGGTTATGGCTAGGTACTTACGATACTGCTGAAGAGGCTGCTATAGTATATGACAACGCGGCTATTCAGTTACGTGGATCTGACGCGCTCACTAATTTTATCACCCCTCCAGCGAAATTATCGGAGCCCAGTAACTCTGGTGAGGAGTCTCAAAATGTCTGCTCTCCGATATCTGTACTCCGATTTCCTTCCTCAACTTCATCCAACGAAGAAGCCGAATCACAAGGCGCTGTCTTCTCtagtaaagaaaataatgaaatccGAGATATGAAAGAAGAGTCTAGTGTGTCGGAGAATTTCTCGGAGTGTTCATCAATGTttccaaattatttttttgactttCAGACTTCTATGCGCGATATTTTTGAGGAGACTAATATGGTTCAAGACGGTTTCTTGAgtgatgatttgggcgatatGTTTCTTGATACTAGTGTTGATTTCGGTTTCGGATTGTCCAGCTGGAATAACACGCAAGACAATTTTCAAGACATCGCGGATTTGTTTGGGTCGGATCCTCTTATTGCCATTTGA